AGCCGGCCAGCTCGCCGAAGCGGTCGGGGTCGGCGTCGATGGCGTCGACGATCGCCTCAATCCGGATGGGAATGAAGCGGTCGCCCAGCTCCGCCAGCTTGGGCGTCACCAGTTTCGTCGGGCTGGCGGGCGCGTCGGCCATCGCGGAGAACGTAGACCCCGGCGGCCGGGCCGGGCGGGGGTACCATCGGGCATGGCACGCATGATCTGGGCGGTTGCTCTGATTCTCCTGACGCTCGGGCTCTCGCTGGGCCTGCCGGCCTGCGGCGAGCAGTCGACGCCGGGCGCCTCGATCGGGTCGGCCGAGTCGGTGGTGTCGCTTGCCGAGGGCCGATCGCTGTACCAGACGCACTGCATGATGTGCCACCAGCCTCAGGGCGAGGGCGTGCAGGGCATGCAGCCGGCCCTGGCGGGCAATGCGGCGGTCGAGGGCGACGTGCGCTACCTGGTGGAGGTCACCGTGAAGGGCATGGGCGACGCGGCGGGGATGCTCGAGCCCAGCGGCGATTACCGCCAGCAGATGCTGGGGCTGGACTACCTGAGCGACGCCGACATCGCGGCGATCCTGACCTACATCCGCAAGTCGTGGGGCAATAACGCGAGCGCGGTGAGCGAGGAGCGGGTGTGGGAGATTCGCCAGGACTTGTAAGTTTCCTGCGTGGGGAGAAGAAGGTGATGAAGAAGCAAAGAGCTGTGGGTGTCGCGGGTTGCGGTGTCGCGTGCCTGGTGTTGTCGGGGTGCGCATCGAGCCGCACCGTGGTGATCACCAACACCAGCGACCAGAGCTTCGAGATGCGACGCGAGGGCGCCAGGACCGCCATCACCATCGACCCGGGCGGCAGCACGACCTTCGAGGTCTTCCCCGGCGAGCCCATGCAACTGAACGGGCTGGCCATCCAGGTCTACTAGCCCTACGCCAGCGGCCGGTTCGAGCCCAGGCCCGTCAGGTCGTCGTGCAGGGTGATCAGGCGGGCGGTGTCGTCGTCGGGCGGGCGGGTGTTGCCGATCTGGTCGACAAGCTCGCACACGGCGTACTTCGAGCACGCCTGCTCGTAGTTCCGCAGCCAGGCATTGACCCGCTCGTCCGCGTCGGCAAGCTTCTCAAAGGTGAGCTTGGGGGCGCCGGCGATGCCGATGCGCCATGGCTTGGGGCTCAAGCGGGCGCGGAAGCTCTGCTGGGCCCGGCAGAGTCGTGCGTAGAGCGGATCGGCCCCGAGCTGGTCCATCAGGCGCCCCGTGTCGTCGCCGTCGGGTGACATCGCAGGATGCGTGAGCAGGTATCGCAGGCCGGCGGCGGTGCGATAGACGCGGGCCCCGCTTGACGTGTTCTGGCATGACCAGGCGCGGAGCCGTTCGAGGGCGGCGTCGGTGGAGTTTGCGGGTGGCTGCTTGCGGCCGAAGAGCTTGCCGAGCAGGCCTCCGCCCGGGTGTTTCTCGGGCAGGTCGACGTCGACGAAGACCAGGCGGGCGGTGTTGAGCACGTTGGCACCGTAGCGATTCATGGTGACGGCGGCGATGCGGTCGCCGGCGGTGTTGCGGACGTCCTGCACGATGGGCTCGGGCAGGTCGTGCCGCTGGTACTCGTAGTGGTGCAGGCCCGGGTCGTCGGCCTTGATGACCTCGGCCAGCTTCCTGCGGGCCCGGTCTTCGGCGATCTGCCGCGCCTCGTCGAGGCTGGCGTCGGAGGCGCCCCACGCGCCCCGGCCGTAGCCGGCTTCTTCTACCTGCGCCCTTGCCCAGAATCGCGCGACTCGCATGGCTGGCTCTCCGTGCTGGTGGCCCCGGTGTCTTGTCGGGGGTAGGCTAGAACCATGGGTGTGGGGGTTTCTTCCATCGTGGCGATCGCGATCCTGCTCGGCCAGGCTGGCGGGCCCGCGGGCGATCCGCCCGAGCGTGAGGCATCGACCGAGGTCGACGCCCAGCAGCCGCTGGTGCCCTACCCCCACCCCTTGATCACCGAGGTGCTGTTCGCCGTGCCGGCCAGCGGGGGCGACGCGAACAAGGACGGCACGCGCCACGCGACGGGCGACGAGTTCATCGAGATCACCAATCCGCACGACGAGCCGATCAGCCTGGCGGGCTACCGGCTGGTGGACCGCCACCGCGGGCAGGACGGGCGCTTTGCGTTCACCTTCCCCGACCTGATGCTCGAGCCGGGGCAGACGGCGGTGGTGTTCAACGGGCTGGACGCGACGTGGACCGGGCCGGTGGGCGATACCCACCGCGCCCCGCCGGGGCCCAACCCGCTGTTCGAGGGCGCATTCATCTTCACTGCCGACGTGCCGAGCCGGTACGTCGCCCTGGCCAACCAGGCCGACTTCGTGCTGCTGGAGAACGCGATGCGGGTGCCGGTGCACGTGGTGGCGTGGGGCAACCCCGACCAGGCGCCGCCGACGGACGCGCACCACGTGGACACGATCACGGGCATCCCCCGCGCGAGCGTGCAGCGGACCGACGCCACCGGCGCCATGGCGGCCCACGACCGCATCGACGGCAAGACGTGCAGCCCAGGCGTGGCCTATCCCAAGCCGCCCTCGTTGCAGGATCGGCCGGCCGAATCGCCCTGAGCTTCGGTGCCCGAGCGGCGGCCTTGGGCCCTACCATCGGGCCGTTTCGGCCCGCGATTTCCCTTCGGAGCAGCGACCATGGCGTGGATCCCAAAGCCCTCGGCCACCACCAAGATCGAGCGGCGCGACGAGCCCTATCTGACCCAGGCCATGCGCGACGAGCTCAGCGAGCGTTACCTGCCGCGCTTCGAGACGACGCTGGCGGCGTTGTTGCCGGCGCTGCACATGATCCAGCACGAGTACCACTGGGTGCCGCCCCAGGCGATGGAAGAGATCGCCGATTTCCTCGAGCTCTCGCCGGCCGACGTGATGGACACGGCCAGCTTCTACGAGGAATACGCCCTGGCGCCGCGGGGCCGGCACGTCATCGGCGTGTGCCGTTCGATCGCGTGCGAGTTCTGCGGCCAGCCCGAGGTGAGCCAGGCCATCAAGGACGCGCTGGACATCGACGTGGGCGAGACCACCAGGGACGACAAGGTCTGCCTGGTGGAGCTGGAGTGCCTGGGCTCGTGCGGCACGGCGCCGGTGGCGCTGTACGACGAGGAACTGCACGAGCAGCTCACGCCCGAGCGCGCCGCGCAGCTGGCCAGCGAGATGCGCTCCAGCGATCAAGCGCCCCGGGCCGCCGGCCGCGAGGGCCTGAGCCCCGAGTCGGCCAGCATCCCGAGCTGATTTCGGGCGGGACTGGTTCAGGCCGGTTTGAGTTCAGGCCGATTTCGGTTCAGGCCGGCACTGGCTTATGCCGGCACCAATGGAGCATCGCCATGCCCGGGCGCATCTGCGGGAAGGTCGGCGGCCAGTGCGATGGCCCGCGCCAGCTCGTCGGCGCGTCGGCTGCCGATGAGCAGGGACTTCTCGGCGCCCTTCCACGCGTAGCGCACGTGCACGCCCCGGTCGCCGCTGATGTTGAAGACCAGGCCGTACTTCCTGGAGGTCCGCAATCCCCAGCCGCCGCAGTCGGCCAGCGGGTTGTAGCGCACGGCCAGGACCGCCAGGACGTCGGCGGTTGGCACGCGGCGGCCCCAGCCGACGATACTGCGCACCCGGAGCTCGCGCTCGGTCACCACCGTGCGCTGGGGCAGCATGCCCAGCAGCACGGGCACGCCCAGGCCGACGGCGATGGCGATGGCCAGGCTCGTTGTCGGGGCGCCCTGGGCGGCCATGACCACCACGGCGATGCCCACCGAGAAGACCGCCGAGATCGGCACCAGGTAGCGCACGATGGCGTTCTGGTGCAGGTACTGCGTTTCGGCAAACACCGGCTCATCGGCGGGCTGATCGGGCTCGTACGGGTGGTCGGGCATGGCGGCCTCCGTCTGTCGCTGTGCTGCATTATTGTGATGATGGCCCCGTTGCTTTCGGGCTGCGCCGGGCCGACGCTGACGGTGATCAACGAGTCGAGCGCGTGGCTGCGCTTCCACGCCGCCAGCGAGGTCGATGCGCGGCAGGCGTACGTCTCCGGGCCGCTGGCGGGCGATCGGTCGGTGACCTTCGGCGTGCCGCCGGGAGGCCGGCACGAGCAGCCCCTGGCGCGGGGCGGGTCGGTGTTCATCCAGCGGCGGCTGGGGCTGGTGATGGACCTGAGCGCCGGGCCCAACCCGGCCAGCGGCGACGCCCGCAACCCCTCGTTCAACACGGCCTACGGCGTGCGGCTGCCCCCGCCGGGGCCCTACGTGCTGAAGATCACCGGCCAGCCGGGCACGCTGGAGATCACGCGCCTTGACGCCCGCGGCCAGCCGCTGCCCGAGCAACGGGCGGCCATCGTGCCCCGGGCCGCGACGATGTGGTGGGGAACGTCGCCAGCACGACGATCACCGGACACGCCATAGCCGCGCCGCGTGGCGGGCGTAGTCGGCCGGCGGCTGGGCGTACAGGCGAGCCCCCAGGGCGAACGCCTCGGCCCGCAGCGCCTTGCGGCGTTGCTTGGCGTGTGCGATCAACTCGTCCACCAGCTCTGCATCGGCGTCCGATTCGCGCAGAGCGCCCGCCAGCACGGCCAGGTCGTGCTCGTCGCCCAGCAGGTCGCTGAGCTGCTTGGCCTGCTCGCGCACGGGCTCGATGACCGGCTTGAACAGGCCCCGCAGCAGGCGAAGGTGGGAGCGGTTGTACTTGACGCGCTTGCGCCACTCGTGCAGGTTGTCGGTGGTGGTTTCGTCCCTGGCCCGGGCCATGGCGTCGCGGCACCCCGCGTATGTCTTCTCCAGGCCCGGGCCGATGGCGTCGAAGTCCCGATCGCCGAGGGTCCACTTCCGAGCCCGGCCGCCGGCGTCGGTCATGCGCTCGAGGAAGCCGGCCAGGCGCTCGTCCGCATCGGCGGCCTCCTCGGTCCGCTCGGTTGCCAGCGCCGCCCGCACGGGGGCGAAGCGCTCGGCGTCTGGTTGGTCCACGAGCGCGTCGAATGCCTCCAGCACGGTCGTTGCGTCGCGCAGGTCGGCCAGCATTTGTGCGGCGGTGCGGAACTCGGCGTTCTCGCGCTGGTAGGCATCGAAGCTGGGGCGCACCAGGCGGACCAGGGCCCGCAGCTCCTTGCAGCGTTTGCGGGCGTCGTGCACGGCCGCATCGACGTCCTTGCGCGAAGCGTCCGGGCTTCGCGCACCCTCGATGGTGGCGATGGCCTTGTCGATGCGCTCCACGGCGATGCGCCGCAGCCCGGCGCGAACCTTCTCGCCCTGCTTGAACTCGTACGCCACGCCGTCCCCCTCCGCCGCGTCCGGGCTTCTTGCGGGGCAAGGTTATCACGGGTCGCGCGGGCTCGGCCGCGACTAGCTGTGCAATCCGGGGATCTTCCCGCGTCGCCGCTCGTCGCTGTAGCGGTTCAGGGCGTTCTCAATGATGGGGTGGGCGGCCTCGGCGGGCATGATCTCGTCGACCTCGACGTCCTTGCCCTCGAGGACTTTATAGTCTTCCAGGAAGCGCTTGAGCATCTTGAAGGTGTGCCGCGGGAAGTCGCTGGCGCTCTTGTAGTCGTCGTAGATGGGGTCCTGCTCGAGCACGGCGATGATCTTGTGGTCGGCCTGCCCATCGTCGATCATGCTCATCAGCCCAACGGCCCGCGCCTGCACCAGGCACATGGGCACGACCTCCTCGACGCTGAAGACCAGCACGTCCAGG
This portion of the Phycisphaerales bacterium genome encodes:
- a CDS encoding cytochrome c — its product is MARMIWAVALILLTLGLSLGLPACGEQSTPGASIGSAESVVSLAEGRSLYQTHCMMCHQPQGEGVQGMQPALAGNAAVEGDVRYLVEVTVKGMGDAAGMLEPSGDYRQQMLGLDYLSDADIAAILTYIRKSWGNNASAVSEERVWEIRQDL
- a CDS encoding NAD(P)H-dependent oxidoreductase subunit E is translated as MAWIPKPSATTKIERRDEPYLTQAMRDELSERYLPRFETTLAALLPALHMIQHEYHWVPPQAMEEIADFLELSPADVMDTASFYEEYALAPRGRHVIGVCRSIACEFCGQPEVSQAIKDALDIDVGETTRDDKVCLVELECLGSCGTAPVALYDEELHEQLTPERAAQLASEMRSSDQAPRAAGREGLSPESASIPS
- a CDS encoding CHAD domain-containing protein: MAYEFKQGEKVRAGLRRIAVERIDKAIATIEGARSPDASRKDVDAAVHDARKRCKELRALVRLVRPSFDAYQRENAEFRTAAQMLADLRDATTVLEAFDALVDQPDAERFAPVRAALATERTEEAADADERLAGFLERMTDAGGRARKWTLGDRDFDAIGPGLEKTYAGCRDAMARARDETTTDNLHEWRKRVKYNRSHLRLLRGLFKPVIEPVREQAKQLSDLLGDEHDLAVLAGALRESDADAELVDELIAHAKQRRKALRAEAFALGARLYAQPPADYARHAARLWRVR
- a CDS encoding lamin tail domain-containing protein codes for the protein MGVGVSSIVAIAILLGQAGGPAGDPPEREASTEVDAQQPLVPYPHPLITEVLFAVPASGGDANKDGTRHATGDEFIEITNPHDEPISLAGYRLVDRHRGQDGRFAFTFPDLMLEPGQTAVVFNGLDATWTGPVGDTHRAPPGPNPLFEGAFIFTADVPSRYVALANQADFVLLENAMRVPVHVVAWGNPDQAPPTDAHHVDTITGIPRASVQRTDATGAMAAHDRIDGKTCSPGVAYPKPPSLQDRPAESP
- a CDS encoding inorganic diphosphatase — protein: MIHPWHDVTPGSGNHPLPGHFRAVIEIPKGSHNKYELDKTSGMLKLDRVLSSAVYYPANYGFIPQTLADDDDPLDVLVFSVEEVVPMCLVQARAVGLMSMIDDGQADHKIIAVLEQDPIYDDYKSASDFPRHTFKMLKRFLEDYKVLEGKDVEVDEIMPAEAAHPIIENALNRYSDERRRGKIPGLHS